From the Erythrolamprus reginae isolate rEryReg1 chromosome Z, rEryReg1.hap1, whole genome shotgun sequence genome, one window contains:
- the UBE2M gene encoding NEDD8-conjugating enzyme Ubc12, producing MIKLFSLKQQKKEEESAGGTKGSSKKASAAQLRIQKDINELNLPKTCEIDFSDQDDLLNFKLVICPDEGFYKGGKFVFSFKVGQGYPHDPPKVKCETMVYHPNIDLEGNVCLNILREDWKPVLTINSIIYGLQYLFLEPNPEDPLNKEAAEVLQNNRRLFEQNVQRSMRGGYIGSTYFERCLK from the exons ATGATCAAGCTATTCTCGCTGAAACagcagaagaaggaggaggaatcgGCTGGCGGCACCAAAGGCTCCAGCAAGAAGGCGTCTGCCGCTCAGCTCCGCATTCAGAAAG atataaatgaactgaatttGCCGAAAACATGTGAAATAGACTTTTCAGACCAGGACGATCTTCTTAATTTTAAGCTAGTTATCTGCCCTGATGAG GGATTCTATAAAGGTGGGAAATTTGTGTTCAGCTTTAAG GTTGGGCAAGGTTATCCACATGATCCTCCCAAAGTCAAGTGTGAAACTATGGTGTATCACCCAAATATAGATTTAGAAGGCAATGTTTGCCTAAATATCCTCAG AGAGGACTGGAAGCCTGTACTAACAATAAACTCTATAATTTATGGCCTGCAGTATCTCTTCTTG GAGCCAAACCCTGAAGACCCCTTGAACAAAGAAGCTGCTGAAGTACTCCAGAACAACAGACGCCTGTTTGAGCAAAATGTTCAGCGCTCGATGCGGGGTGGATATATTGGTTCCACCTACTTTGAGCGCTGCCTCAAATAA